One Synergistales bacterium DNA segment encodes these proteins:
- the rsfS gene encoding ribosome silencing factor, with translation MRENEKFYGFEETLYRLDQKHAEDIAILDLRESTAIADFFIIVTANSKTHMKTLQETAEESLEQAGIECHLEGRESDRWRLVDGISVVVHIFSREGRSFYSLERIWGDVPTSLYSQNMPEQPAQARQNQQFEQLRQAGFSRNE, from the coding sequence TTGAGAGAAAATGAAAAATTTTACGGTTTCGAAGAAACGCTTTACCGGTTAGACCAAAAGCATGCCGAGGATATTGCAATACTTGATCTACGCGAATCGACAGCTATAGCTGATTTCTTCATTATCGTAACAGCAAATTCGAAGACCCACATGAAGACCCTTCAGGAAACGGCAGAGGAGTCGCTGGAACAGGCGGGGATAGAGTGCCATCTGGAAGGGCGAGAAAGCGACCGGTGGCGCCTTGTCGACGGCATCTCGGTGGTGGTGCACATCTTCAGCCGTGAAGGCCGTTCATTCTACAGTCTGGAACGCATCTGGGGAGATGTACCGACATCTCTCTATTCCCAAAATATGCCCGAACAGCCGGCACAGGCGCGGCAGAACCAGCAGTTTGAGCAGCTTCGTCAGGCAGGTTTTTCCCGCAACGAGTAG
- a CDS encoding LCP family protein, with translation MALLSATVGVAYRLHGVVTPEAEDIKTSFAGNGESTTIDTLHVLLVGVDETEGSHRADTIAVAKIDIDRKMVKLLSLPRDTRVRVPEHGWQKINHAYAYGGVELLEETVVNYLGIPIERYIVLNYTTFPELVDMVGGVDITVKKRLHYVDRAGDLYIDIPEGKQHLDGETALEYVRFRNDAMGDIGRVERQQKLVMALLAKLKRPGMLPKLPTIAKKTIDMLDTDLTVTQAVQLASYLKDLSLNEINFATLPGNPAYISGVSYWLGDLNAASKFLTASGDSDIPGDEDPEAEESYASRTDEPTIPEEQAERLLQEIRSPIAVLNGDGTKGLGRKTATALQKLGIDVAHIGNAKHYDYHFSNIYFPPEEQQAIKGTANSLGNLCGIEKGLVRSGDQAAYVQLIVGHDYERILSRLGGIHIDND, from the coding sequence CTGGCCCTGCTTTCGGCAACGGTTGGGGTCGCCTATCGTCTCCACGGTGTGGTGACACCCGAAGCGGAGGACATTAAAACAAGCTTTGCCGGCAATGGTGAATCCACAACAATAGACACGCTCCACGTGCTGCTGGTGGGTGTGGATGAAACCGAAGGAAGCCATCGGGCCGACACGATCGCCGTGGCGAAGATCGACATCGACCGGAAGATGGTCAAGCTGCTCTCTCTGCCGCGGGATACAAGGGTCCGTGTCCCCGAACACGGATGGCAGAAGATCAACCATGCCTACGCCTACGGTGGGGTAGAGCTTCTCGAAGAAACGGTGGTCAACTACCTCGGAATCCCCATTGAGCGGTACATCGTTTTGAACTATACGACCTTCCCCGAGCTTGTCGATATGGTGGGCGGTGTCGACATTACCGTTAAAAAACGCTTGCACTATGTAGATAGAGCAGGGGATTTGTACATCGATATCCCGGAAGGAAAACAGCATCTGGATGGGGAAACCGCCCTGGAGTATGTGCGGTTTCGCAACGACGCCATGGGGGATATCGGCAGGGTAGAGCGGCAGCAGAAACTCGTGATGGCGTTGCTGGCAAAACTCAAACGCCCCGGCATGCTTCCGAAGCTTCCCACCATCGCCAAAAAAACCATCGATATGCTTGACACGGATCTTACGGTAACACAGGCGGTGCAGCTCGCCAGTTATCTCAAAGACCTCTCCCTGAACGAGATCAACTTCGCCACGCTTCCGGGCAACCCCGCGTACATCTCCGGTGTCAGCTACTGGCTGGGGGATCTCAACGCTGCCTCGAAGTTTCTGACCGCCAGTGGAGATAGCGACATACCAGGCGACGAGGACCCCGAGGCAGAAGAATCCTACGCATCCAGAACGGATGAACCTACCATACCTGAGGAGCAAGCCGAACGGCTGCTGCAGGAGATCCGTTCACCCATAGCTGTGCTGAATGGAGACGGGACCAAGGGATTGGGAAGAAAAACAGCGACAGCACTGCAGAAGCTCGGCATCGATGTCGCCCACATAGGGAATGCCAAGCACTACGATTATCACTTCAGTAATATCTATTTTCCGCCAGAGGAGCAGCAGGCCATCAAAGGCACAGCCAACTCCCTTGGCAACCTGTGCGGGATAGAAAAAGGCCTGGTGCGTTCAGGGGATCAGGCGGCGTATGTTCAGCTCATCGTGGGCCACGACTACGAACGCATTCTGTCCCGTCTCGGGGGAATACATATCGACAACGACTAA
- the nadD gene encoding nicotinate-nucleotide adenylyltransferase — protein MRRQRIGIMGGTFDPIHYGHLVVAEEAYFSLRLSEVIFVPTGLPPHKREMDISPAEDRHTMTLLATLDNPHFVLSRVEIDREAASHTVTTLREMRHWFPPDSVTFFFITGMDAVLDIQTWKEPYALTELCTLVAAGRPGYNRAELDKLPERIRQSIFPLEIPLLAISSTEIRRRVESGRSIRYLVPWSVEHYIYKKGLYFRSGR, from the coding sequence ATGCGGCGTCAGCGGATCGGCATCATGGGTGGTACCTTTGACCCTATCCATTACGGACATCTCGTGGTAGCTGAAGAGGCCTACTTTTCGCTCCGGCTTTCGGAGGTCATCTTTGTCCCTACGGGGTTGCCTCCGCACAAGCGGGAGATGGATATCTCCCCTGCAGAGGATCGCCACACCATGACGCTTCTGGCGACATTGGACAACCCGCATTTCGTGCTCTCCCGCGTCGAAATCGACCGCGAGGCCGCAAGCCACACTGTCACCACGCTCAGGGAAATGCGTCACTGGTTCCCGCCCGACAGCGTCACCTTTTTCTTTATCACCGGGATGGACGCCGTCCTGGATATCCAGACCTGGAAAGAGCCCTATGCCTTGACGGAACTCTGTACGTTGGTCGCCGCGGGACGACCGGGATACAATAGAGCCGAGCTCGACAAGCTCCCGGAGCGTATCCGGCAATCTATATTCCCTCTGGAAATCCCCCTCCTCGCTATTTCAAGCACGGAGATACGACGACGGGTTGAGTCGGGGCGAAGTATCCGGTATCTTGTGCCTTGGTCGGTGGAACATTATATCTACAAAAAAGGCCTCTATTTTCGCAGTGGGCGGTGA
- the obgE gene encoding GTPase ObgE — protein MRFLDQATIKVKAGRGGNGCLSFRREKYVPKGGPDGGNGGHGGSVILQGNRGLLTLADFSHATLFSAEHGGNGRGKKQHGKQGEDAVIEVPCGTSVYDKESGSLLADIVEHHEQVCVALGGRGGRGNAHFANSIRKTPRFSEKGEPGQERGLQLELHLIADIGLLGVPNVGKSSLLAAISNAHPKIGSYPFTTLTPNLGVLETEERRVTVADLPGLVEKAHDDVGLGLRFLRHISRTKILLYVVDISLPTPEEVVEQWRTVQQECHTYDSALGNRPSVVVANKFDAAPSATHVQKVLDAFDGLEQPALTVSAWTGYGLADLSEALVSLAAQYTQTPASPGHRPDATKAGAGTLRHHAHEAEAVSIEPCPEGYRVRHHYLERIVQRYDFEQDEAVFRFNKLLKKHKVEEKLRENGAVPGETIMIGDVSFAFQPEGSYTPDAKG, from the coding sequence ATGCGATTTCTGGATCAAGCAACCATTAAAGTCAAAGCAGGACGAGGAGGGAACGGCTGCCTCAGTTTCCGCCGGGAAAAGTACGTGCCTAAAGGTGGACCGGACGGCGGAAACGGTGGCCACGGCGGCAGCGTCATACTGCAGGGAAACCGCGGATTGCTGACCCTGGCCGATTTTTCCCATGCCACACTCTTTTCGGCTGAACATGGGGGGAACGGAAGGGGCAAGAAACAGCACGGGAAACAGGGCGAGGATGCGGTGATTGAGGTCCCCTGCGGCACATCTGTCTACGATAAGGAATCGGGTTCCTTGCTCGCCGACATTGTAGAACATCACGAGCAAGTCTGTGTCGCCCTGGGAGGTCGGGGAGGGCGGGGGAATGCACATTTCGCCAACTCGATCCGCAAAACGCCACGCTTCTCAGAGAAGGGGGAACCAGGCCAGGAACGGGGGCTGCAGCTGGAATTGCACCTCATCGCAGACATCGGCCTTCTCGGCGTACCGAATGTAGGAAAATCCAGCCTACTCGCTGCCATATCCAATGCACACCCAAAGATCGGTTCCTATCCCTTTACCACGCTGACGCCAAATCTGGGGGTCCTGGAAACGGAGGAACGAAGGGTCACCGTTGCCGATCTCCCCGGACTTGTGGAAAAGGCGCACGACGATGTCGGACTGGGGCTCCGTTTTCTCAGGCATATCAGCCGCACAAAGATCCTCCTGTATGTTGTCGACATCAGTCTCCCCACCCCGGAAGAGGTGGTGGAGCAGTGGCGCACCGTACAGCAGGAGTGCCACACCTACGATTCCGCTCTGGGCAACAGACCGAGTGTTGTCGTGGCCAACAAATTCGATGCGGCCCCAAGCGCCACACACGTACAGAAGGTCCTGGACGCCTTTGACGGACTCGAGCAGCCGGCACTCACCGTAAGCGCCTGGACAGGATACGGCCTGGCCGATCTCTCGGAAGCCCTCGTCAGCCTGGCGGCCCAGTACACACAGACACCGGCGTCTCCAGGACATCGCCCTGACGCAACCAAAGCCGGGGCCGGGACCCTCCGGCACCATGCCCATGAGGCAGAGGCGGTCTCCATTGAGCCCTGCCCGGAGGGATACCGCGTACGCCATCATTACCTGGAGCGAATAGTGCAGCGCTACGATTTTGAACAGGATGAAGCGGTTTTCCGCTTCAATAAGCTGCTAAAAAAACATAAGGTCGAAGAAAAACTGCGGGAAAACGGCGCTGTGCCTGGCGAGACGATCATGATCGGAGACGTTTCCTTTGCATTCCAACCGGAAGGAAGCTATACCCCAGATGCAAAGGGGTAG
- the rpmA gene encoding 50S ribosomal protein L27, which translates to MRGFDLQFFAHKKGQGSSANGRDSISKRLGVKKHDGQNVKAGNILVRQRGTKIHPSRNVGIGKDDTLFALKEGLVHYQTKAGRKYVSIESTI; encoded by the coding sequence ATGAGAGGCTTTGATCTGCAGTTTTTTGCACATAAAAAGGGGCAGGGAAGCAGTGCGAACGGTCGGGATTCGATCAGCAAGAGGCTTGGAGTGAAAAAACACGACGGGCAAAACGTAAAAGCAGGGAATATTCTCGTCCGGCAGCGGGGCACAAAGATACACCCGAGCCGTAATGTCGGCATCGGCAAGGACGATACACTGTTTGCGCTCAAGGAAGGACTTGTGCATTACCAGACAAAGGCAGGTCGCAAATACGTTTCCATTGAGTCCACAATATAG
- a CDS encoding ribosomal-processing cysteine protease Prp, with the protein MTSITLYRHGGHLQRIVASGHAGYGTHGTDIVCSAVSALMQCLLVGLDDVAGVSPSVIWNREKETMDISWNPGEEAVGLLTESIGLSLKNIALTYGEYISIKEVQQ; encoded by the coding sequence ATGACCAGCATCACCCTGTACAGACACGGCGGGCATCTGCAAAGGATCGTTGCTTCCGGACATGCAGGCTACGGCACCCACGGAACGGATATCGTCTGTTCAGCCGTCTCCGCCTTGATGCAGTGTCTCCTGGTGGGATTGGACGACGTCGCCGGCGTGTCCCCCAGCGTCATCTGGAACCGGGAAAAGGAAACGATGGACATATCCTGGAACCCCGGAGAGGAAGCAGTGGGATTGCTCACGGAGAGTATAGGACTGAGTCTTAAAAATATTGCACTAACATACGGGGAATACATTTCCATCAAGGAGGTACAGCAATGA
- the rplU gene encoding 50S ribosomal protein L21, protein MFAVVETGGKQYRVAPGDVIKVERLPEEEGQSITLSKVHLLSNDGGVQVGNPLVEGASVSATVLQQGRNKKVNVFKYKSKKKYRRMRGHRQPFTELRIDEINA, encoded by the coding sequence ATGTTTGCAGTTGTTGAAACAGGCGGAAAACAGTACAGAGTCGCCCCGGGAGATGTCATCAAGGTGGAACGACTCCCGGAGGAAGAGGGACAGTCCATTACCCTTTCCAAGGTGCACCTTCTCTCAAATGATGGCGGTGTGCAGGTCGGGAATCCCCTGGTAGAAGGGGCCTCGGTTTCCGCAACCGTCCTCCAGCAGGGGAGAAACAAGAAGGTTAATGTCTTTAAATATAAAAGCAAAAAGAAATACCGGAGAATGCGCGGACATCGCCAACCCTTTACAGAGCTTCGCATAGATGAGATAAACGCTTAG
- the hisIE gene encoding bifunctional phosphoribosyl-AMP cyclohydrolase/phosphoribosyl-ATP diphosphatase HisIE, translating to MSDISTALPEVRFDEKGLVPVIAQNAANGEVLMLAYANRQALDKTIATGELHLFSRSRRQLWKKGETSGNIMYVRDIRIDCDEDSLLVLVEPSGPACHTGHRSCFYRLYSDAGEGDITFLSELQEVIGKRKTEGPEGSYTHRLLTGTPRRIAQKIGEEGVEVALALASGDRPNLTEESADLLYHLLVGWEQIGLPLQDIWSTLELRHRKP from the coding sequence ATGAGTGACATCAGCACAGCATTACCTGAAGTTCGCTTTGATGAAAAGGGGCTCGTTCCGGTCATCGCGCAAAACGCGGCCAACGGCGAGGTGCTCATGCTGGCCTACGCCAACCGGCAGGCCCTGGACAAAACCATTGCTACCGGTGAATTGCATCTCTTCAGCCGCAGCCGCCGGCAGCTCTGGAAAAAGGGCGAAACCAGCGGCAACATCATGTACGTACGGGATATCCGCATCGACTGCGATGAAGACAGCCTCCTGGTACTGGTGGAACCGAGTGGCCCCGCATGCCATACGGGGCACCGAAGCTGTTTCTACCGCCTCTATTCGGATGCCGGCGAAGGAGACATCACCTTTCTCTCCGAACTGCAGGAGGTCATCGGCAAACGGAAAACAGAAGGTCCGGAAGGAAGCTACACCCACAGGCTACTCACCGGAACCCCAAGAAGGATCGCCCAGAAGATCGGCGAGGAGGGGGTCGAGGTAGCCTTGGCCCTGGCAAGCGGAGACCGCCCCAACCTCACCGAGGAGAGCGCAGACCTTCTGTACCATCTACTGGTTGGTTGGGAGCAGATCGGATTACCTCTGCAGGATATCTGGTCCACGTTAGAGCTGCGGCATCGTAAGCCTTGA
- the hisF gene encoding imidazole glycerol phosphate synthase subunit HisF, whose translation MLTKRIIPCLDVKEGRVVKGRQFVGLRDAGDPAELAALYMAQGADEIVFLDISASGQQRKTEASWVNTVAGNLFIPFTVGGGITNLDEAVALVTLGADKISLNTAAVRRPALIQECARILGSQAVVVAVDARRTQDSWEVVVKGGTEETGIDVQDWVEQATRLGAGEILLTSMDRDGTNMGYDLALLRSVADRVRVPLIASGGAGTAQSIADALAAGADAALAASIFHFAETTVDRVKEHLTAQGIPVRTLKKGEQDE comes from the coding sequence ATGCTGACTAAACGAATTATCCCCTGCCTTGACGTTAAAGAAGGACGTGTCGTCAAGGGCAGACAGTTTGTTGGACTCCGCGATGCCGGTGACCCGGCAGAGCTGGCCGCTCTGTACATGGCTCAGGGAGCAGATGAAATCGTTTTCCTCGACATCAGCGCTTCAGGCCAACAGAGAAAGACCGAGGCATCCTGGGTCAACACCGTGGCCGGGAACCTGTTTATCCCCTTTACCGTGGGCGGGGGCATCACCAACCTCGACGAAGCCGTCGCTCTCGTCACGCTCGGCGCCGACAAGATCTCCCTCAACACGGCGGCTGTCCGTAGGCCTGCGCTGATCCAGGAATGCGCCCGCATCCTTGGTTCGCAAGCCGTTGTCGTCGCTGTCGACGCCCGACGAACCCAGGACTCCTGGGAGGTTGTGGTGAAAGGGGGAACCGAAGAGACAGGAATCGACGTGCAGGACTGGGTGGAGCAGGCCACCCGGCTTGGAGCCGGTGAGATCCTCCTTACCTCCATGGACAGAGACGGGACAAATATGGGGTACGATCTGGCGCTCCTGCGATCCGTAGCCGACCGCGTGCGGGTCCCGCTGATCGCATCAGGCGGCGCCGGCACTGCACAATCCATTGCCGACGCCTTGGCCGCAGGCGCCGATGCGGCTCTCGCCGCTTCGATCTTCCACTTTGCCGAAACAACGGTGGATCGGGTCAAAGAGCACCTCACCGCACAGGGTATCCCCGTACGCACACTCAAGAAGGGAGAACAGGATGAGTGA
- a CDS encoding 1-(5-phosphoribosyl)-5-[(5-phosphoribosylamino)methylideneamino] imidazole-4-carboxamide isomerase, giving the protein MLLFPAIDLYDQQIVRLRQGDFAQRQVYGKDPFALAEIIRDTGFTHLHVVDLQGAREGTPRHLALLNRIAALGLHVQYGGGLRTTEAIQNAVDAGAWRVMLGSVLLSGNNRCRQIVARFGERILPSLDVKGELIATEGWRKDTKTRLTEVIPEFLDLGTSSFLITSILHDGMRSGPNVELYKRTLEQYSNINIVAAGGIHTDSDLARLRETGVLGAVAGTALFEGTITSFKTIRRMFNAD; this is encoded by the coding sequence GTGCTGCTCTTTCCTGCTATCGACCTGTACGACCAACAGATTGTCCGCCTCCGCCAGGGCGACTTCGCCCAACGGCAGGTCTACGGCAAGGACCCCTTTGCCCTGGCCGAAATCATTCGAGACACAGGATTCACCCACCTGCACGTTGTAGATCTCCAGGGAGCCAGGGAAGGAACACCCAGGCACCTCGCTCTGCTGAACCGCATCGCAGCTCTGGGATTGCATGTCCAGTACGGCGGCGGCCTCAGAACCACAGAGGCCATACAGAATGCCGTCGACGCAGGGGCCTGGCGGGTCATGCTGGGAAGCGTTCTTCTGTCTGGAAACAACCGATGCCGCCAAATCGTCGCTCGCTTTGGGGAGCGCATCCTCCCGTCACTGGACGTGAAGGGAGAGCTGATCGCAACAGAAGGGTGGCGCAAGGATACGAAAACGAGGCTTACCGAGGTAATCCCCGAATTCCTGGACCTCGGCACCTCCTCCTTCCTGATCACCTCGATCCTCCACGACGGCATGCGTTCCGGACCGAATGTCGAACTCTACAAAAGAACTCTGGAGCAATACAGCAACATCAATATTGTTGCAGCTGGAGGCATTCATACAGACAGCGATCTCGCCCGCCTCAGGGAAACCGGGGTTTTGGGGGCCGTAGCGGGCACAGCCCTCTTTGAAGGAACCATCACCTCATTCAAAACAATACGGAGAATGTTTAATGCTGACTAA
- the hisH gene encoding imidazole glycerol phosphate synthase subunit HisH has translation MIGVIDYGAGNIGNVLRACQRIGAEARFLHTPWEAKACDLLILPGVGAFPPAMERLQRAKWSGFLTQWAHSGNPLVGICLGMQLLCECSHEGDQTTAGLGLIEGSVSPLRQLSRLPHMGWNTVSFSRLPVQAQELRQFNSSYFYFVHSYALDDSSAAVASTTVEGTRFVSAVQLDNIWAFQFHPERSGAEGLSFLRHVIQMLGKPTSVGV, from the coding sequence ATGATTGGCGTTATAGATTATGGAGCAGGCAACATCGGCAATGTGCTGCGTGCATGCCAACGGATCGGCGCAGAGGCAAGGTTCCTCCACACCCCATGGGAGGCAAAAGCATGCGATCTCCTCATTCTGCCCGGTGTCGGCGCCTTCCCGCCGGCAATGGAGCGATTGCAGAGGGCGAAGTGGTCCGGTTTCCTTACCCAATGGGCTCACAGCGGGAACCCCCTGGTGGGCATCTGCCTCGGCATGCAGCTGCTCTGTGAATGCAGCCACGAAGGCGATCAAACCACCGCAGGCCTGGGGCTTATCGAGGGCAGCGTGTCCCCCCTTCGGCAGCTCAGCCGGCTGCCCCATATGGGGTGGAACACCGTGAGCTTCTCCAGACTCCCTGTGCAGGCCCAGGAACTGCGGCAATTCAACAGCAGCTACTTCTATTTCGTCCACAGCTATGCTCTGGATGACTCCAGCGCCGCCGTCGCCTCAACAACCGTAGAGGGGACACGCTTCGTCTCCGCCGTACAGCTGGACAATATCTGGGCCTTCCAGTTCCACCCCGAACGGAGCGGTGCGGAAGGCCTTTCCTTCCTCCGCCACGTCATTCAGATGCTTGGCAAACCAACCTCGGTGGGGGTGTAG
- a CDS encoding imidazoleglycerol-phosphate dehydratase yields MKLVLQIERNTAETEVRLALDLHSGKPECLISTSVGFLDHMLTLLGHHAQWVLKVSAQGDSAVDDHHLVEDVGILLGKALREAAAAIGTIGRYASLTLPMDGSLVLVSVDVSGRGGAYLDLPFPTQKCGSFDTELVAEFWKALAREGGITLHLRTLAVDNSHHLAEATFKGVGRALKDACTATQAPPSTKGVLL; encoded by the coding sequence ATGAAACTGGTGCTGCAGATTGAACGTAACACTGCAGAAACAGAGGTGCGGCTTGCCCTTGATCTGCACTCCGGAAAACCGGAATGCCTGATCTCCACCTCCGTAGGATTCCTCGACCATATGCTCACACTGCTGGGCCACCATGCCCAATGGGTTCTCAAGGTGTCTGCGCAGGGCGACAGCGCGGTGGATGACCACCATCTGGTTGAAGACGTGGGCATCCTGCTGGGGAAGGCTCTCCGTGAAGCTGCCGCTGCAATCGGAACAATAGGCCGGTACGCATCCCTCACGCTGCCGATGGACGGCAGTCTGGTCCTTGTCTCCGTAGATGTGAGCGGCAGGGGAGGGGCGTACCTGGATCTCCCGTTTCCCACCCAGAAGTGCGGTTCCTTCGACACGGAACTGGTCGCCGAATTCTGGAAGGCTCTGGCACGCGAGGGAGGCATCACCCTCCATCTTCGCACGTTGGCAGTGGATAACAGCCATCATCTCGCCGAAGCCACCTTTAAAGGTGTGGGACGCGCCTTGAAAGATGCCTGCACCGCAACACAGGCGCCCCCGTCAACAAAAGGAGTGTTACTATGA
- the hisG gene encoding ATP phosphoribosyltransferase: protein MLTFALPTGRILDEAITILHKAGLPVEALQRKGRNLVVEDRDIQYILAKPMDVPLYVHYGVAQLGLAGSDVLWERNTSVMELQNTGIGRCRLAIAGHPRLRQRFLSHESSIMGLRVATKYPRVAEDHFAKRGVQVEILALQGSIELAPRLGLADCILDIVQSGETLTANGLIVLEEVAQVSARLVASKKAARLLWPQLHRIIEAIERGHETGAAD, encoded by the coding sequence ATGCTGACCTTTGCTCTTCCCACAGGAAGGATTCTCGATGAGGCGATCACCATTCTCCACAAGGCGGGACTGCCCGTGGAAGCACTCCAAAGGAAAGGGCGAAACCTTGTGGTGGAGGATCGTGACATCCAATACATTCTCGCCAAACCGATGGACGTACCGTTGTATGTGCACTACGGCGTAGCGCAGCTGGGGTTAGCCGGCAGCGATGTGCTCTGGGAACGGAACACCTCTGTCATGGAGCTTCAGAACACGGGGATAGGACGATGCCGGCTCGCCATCGCCGGCCACCCACGTTTGCGGCAGCGGTTTCTCAGTCATGAGAGCTCTATCATGGGACTGCGTGTGGCCACCAAGTATCCCAGGGTTGCGGAGGACCACTTTGCAAAACGGGGAGTGCAGGTCGAGATCCTCGCCTTGCAAGGTTCGATAGAGCTTGCACCACGCCTGGGGCTTGCCGACTGTATCCTCGACATCGTCCAGTCAGGCGAAACATTAACAGCCAATGGACTCATTGTGCTGGAAGAGGTCGCTCAGGTATCCGCCAGGCTTGTGGCGAGCAAGAAGGCGGCACGCCTCCTCTGGCCCCAGTTGCACCGCATAATCGAAGCGATAGAAAGGGGACATGAAACTGGTGCTGCAGATTGA
- a CDS encoding ATP phosphoribosyltransferase regulatory subunit, with the protein MTGSPRGCSYWGGEAAAALLHLQNTFLSRFKRFGYQQFWPSGLQTMETAWRRLPEEFHNRLVAITTPYGELCCLRGDLTLSAISYLAGHHAPEERPLRLCYAERVYRAPEGPVTEMERLQVGAELLGWDGKGADVELLWLLLSALQEAGAGHCMLVLGDIRILEGLLTGTEPRYLRQFHDALLADSLPRYLDVIERAPLDPETKRMLRALPHLKGHPEVLQKARCVLGDSTVLQELREILDALEALGFGDSLFVDLSLVRELDYYNGPIFEVYTPTSGMSIGGGGRYDGLLAKYNLLGQALGFGLDMEQLARECRQSLPGKPAVLLWSGGLAPQESIRYANTLTAAGAVVEFSWEHDRRTSQHLGALRRYRWWARAGENRILDLETQDDMDIRDWKERYGEC; encoded by the coding sequence CTGGGTCACCCCGAGGGTGCAGCTATTGGGGTGGAGAAGCGGCCGCCGCCCTCCTGCACCTCCAGAACACATTCCTCTCCCGGTTCAAACGCTTTGGATACCAGCAGTTCTGGCCCTCGGGACTGCAGACAATGGAAACCGCCTGGAGACGGCTCCCCGAGGAATTCCACAACCGACTTGTCGCCATCACCACCCCCTATGGTGAGCTGTGCTGCCTGCGCGGTGACCTGACCCTCTCGGCGATCTCCTATCTCGCCGGGCACCATGCACCGGAAGAACGCCCCTTGCGACTCTGTTACGCAGAACGGGTGTACAGGGCTCCGGAAGGTCCTGTCACGGAGATGGAGCGCCTGCAGGTCGGCGCGGAACTTCTTGGATGGGACGGAAAAGGCGCCGATGTAGAGCTTCTCTGGCTTCTTCTTTCGGCTCTTCAAGAGGCCGGGGCGGGGCACTGCATGCTTGTACTGGGGGATATCCGCATCCTGGAAGGCCTCCTGACCGGCACTGAACCGCGATATCTGCGGCAATTCCACGACGCCCTCCTGGCTGACTCCCTGCCACGTTACCTGGATGTCATCGAAAGGGCGCCGCTGGATCCGGAAACCAAGCGGATGTTACGAGCCCTGCCGCACCTCAAGGGCCACCCGGAGGTCCTCCAGAAGGCCCGGTGTGTCCTCGGTGATTCAACGGTGCTGCAGGAACTCCGGGAGATTCTCGATGCTCTTGAAGCACTGGGATTCGGCGATTCCCTCTTTGTCGACCTCTCTCTCGTTCGCGAACTGGATTATTATAACGGCCCCATCTTCGAGGTATACACCCCGACATCGGGCATGTCGATAGGTGGGGGAGGCCGGTACGACGGTCTGCTGGCCAAATACAACCTGTTGGGGCAAGCTTTGGGATTCGGCCTCGACATGGAGCAGCTTGCCCGCGAATGCCGCCAGTCGCTACCGGGGAAACCGGCCGTTCTCCTGTGGTCCGGCGGGCTCGCACCGCAGGAAAGCATCAGGTACGCCAACACCCTCACAGCAGCAGGAGCCGTCGTGGAGTTCAGCTGGGAACACGACCGCCGCACCTCGCAGCATCTCGGCGCTCTCCGCCGCTACCGCTGGTGGGCCCGGGCGGGGGAAAACAGGATCCTCGATCTGGAAACGCAAGACGACATGGACATCAGAGACTGGAAGGAGCGGTACGGGGAATGCTGA